One window from the genome of Haladaptatus paucihalophilus DX253 encodes:
- a CDS encoding pyridoxal phosphate-dependent aminotransferase, producing MTGFSDRVEHVSISGIRKVFEAAGEDAINLGLGQPDFPTPDHAREAALEAIESGATDAYTSNKGISQLREAISAKHERDNDLVVPPENIIATAGGSEALHIALEAHVGAGEEVIFPDPGFVAYDALTHIAGGTPKPVPLREDLTLNPATVEENITDDTAAFVVNSPGNPTGAVSSEEDMREFARIADEHDVLCISDEVYEHIVFEGEHYSPMQFAETDNVVVVNACSKTYSMTGWRLGWVAGSERRIERMLRVHQYVQACASAPAQFAALGALTGPQDPVDEMVAAFEERRDVLLDGLSDIGLETPTPQGAFYAMPKVPEGFVDEVLDRGAVIVPGEAFGEHGEGYARISYATNVEELEAALEIMGEAADAIR from the coding sequence ATGACCGGCTTTTCGGACAGGGTTGAGCACGTATCGATAAGCGGCATTCGGAAGGTGTTCGAGGCGGCGGGCGAGGACGCTATCAATCTCGGACTCGGGCAACCGGACTTCCCGACACCGGACCACGCTCGGGAGGCGGCGCTCGAAGCCATCGAATCGGGGGCGACGGACGCCTACACGTCGAACAAGGGGATTTCCCAACTTCGTGAGGCCATCAGCGCGAAACACGAACGGGACAACGACCTCGTGGTCCCGCCGGAGAACATCATCGCCACGGCGGGCGGGAGCGAGGCGCTCCACATCGCCCTCGAAGCGCACGTCGGCGCGGGCGAGGAGGTCATCTTCCCCGACCCCGGTTTCGTCGCCTACGACGCCCTGACGCACATCGCTGGCGGAACGCCGAAACCGGTCCCGCTCCGCGAGGACTTGACCCTCAACCCCGCGACGGTCGAGGAGAACATCACCGACGACACCGCGGCCTTCGTCGTCAACAGCCCCGGCAACCCGACCGGCGCGGTGTCGAGCGAGGAGGACATGCGTGAGTTCGCCCGCATCGCGGACGAACACGACGTGCTCTGCATCTCGGACGAGGTGTACGAACACATAGTCTTCGAGGGCGAGCACTACTCGCCGATGCAGTTCGCCGAGACGGACAACGTGGTCGTGGTCAACGCCTGCTCGAAGACCTACTCGATGACCGGGTGGCGACTCGGCTGGGTCGCCGGAAGCGAGCGCCGAATCGAGCGCATGCTTCGCGTCCACCAGTACGTGCAGGCCTGTGCGAGCGCCCCGGCGCAGTTCGCGGCGTTGGGCGCGCTCACCGGCCCACAGGACCCCGTGGACGAGATGGTCGCCGCCTTCGAGGAGCGCCGCGACGTACTCCTCGACGGGTTGTCCGACATCGGCCTCGAAACGCCGACGCCGCAAGGTGCGTTCTACGCCATGCCGAAAGTCCCCGAGGGATTCGTGGACGAGGTGCTCGACCGCGGCGCGGTCATCGTCCCCGGCGAAGCCTTCGGCGAGCACGGCGAGGGCTACGCTCGAATCTCCTACGCGACGAACGTCGAGGAACTCGAAGCCGCGCTCGAAATCATGGGCGAGGCGGCGGACGCTATTCGCTGA
- a CDS encoding UbiA family prenyltransferase, protein MPISRHGSGVVPAARAVASQVHPVFMLPPVAASWFGSMLAGHFSLVTGLLHMTAIFAAVYTAHVKDGYVDFYFRGEDDDHPITERGCKLLLAAAGALFAACLAGLWLTVGIGAVLITLPTWFIGYLHAPQLDTNPVTTTTGYPLGIALSILGGYYVQTGTLSPVALAFAFVFLVLLSGVKVIDDAQDYEYDRSISKRTVAVVLGRNRARIAAYGLILTALLCVLGFSVARVFPPSSALAVLAFGVVAGIAYRSGPELATMLLIRGSYVFLALLLTAVWFRPLS, encoded by the coding sequence ATGCCCATCTCGCGCCACGGTTCCGGCGTGGTCCCCGCAGCACGTGCAGTCGCATCGCAGGTGCATCCGGTGTTCATGCTCCCTCCCGTCGCCGCCTCGTGGTTCGGCAGCATGCTGGCCGGACACTTCTCGCTGGTGACGGGACTCCTCCACATGACCGCCATCTTCGCGGCCGTCTACACGGCCCACGTCAAGGACGGCTACGTGGATTTCTACTTTCGGGGCGAGGACGACGATCATCCGATTACCGAGCGGGGCTGTAAACTCCTGCTCGCCGCGGCGGGTGCACTGTTCGCGGCGTGTCTCGCGGGACTCTGGCTCACCGTCGGCATCGGCGCGGTCCTCATCACGCTCCCGACGTGGTTCATCGGCTACCTCCACGCGCCGCAACTCGACACGAACCCCGTCACGACGACGACGGGCTATCCGCTCGGTATCGCGCTCTCCATCCTCGGCGGCTACTACGTTCAGACGGGGACGCTCTCGCCCGTCGCGCTGGCGTTCGCGTTCGTCTTCCTCGTCCTCCTCTCGGGCGTGAAGGTCATCGACGACGCGCAGGATTACGAGTACGACCGCTCCATCTCGAAGCGAACCGTCGCGGTCGTCCTCGGCAGAAATCGCGCCCGGATCGCGGCCTACGGACTCATTCTGACCGCGCTCCTCTGCGTACTCGGATTTTCGGTGGCGCGGGTGTTCCCGCCGAGTTCCGCTCTCGCGGTGCTGGCCTTCGGCGTCGTGGCCGGAATCGCGTACCGGAGCGGACCGGAACTCGCCACGATGTTGCTCATTCGAGGGTCCTACGTCTTCCTCGCGCTGTTGCTAACGGCGGTGTGGTTTCGACCGCTCTCATGA
- a CDS encoding nuclear transport factor 2 family protein, whose translation MASTHQSNVETVRTVYEGFNEGDLESVLATMAENVEWVEPVGFVFAGTYHGPDAVRENVFVPAMERFESFRVEPDRFIDGGDTVVAVGTFHATTEDGERIESPFAHVNELHDGHITRFVNYTDTALWR comes from the coding sequence ATGGCATCGACACACCAGAGCAACGTTGAGACGGTACGGACGGTGTACGAGGGATTCAACGAGGGCGACCTCGAATCGGTTCTGGCCACGATGGCCGAGAACGTCGAATGGGTCGAACCAGTGGGGTTCGTCTTCGCCGGGACCTACCACGGCCCCGATGCAGTGCGGGAGAACGTCTTCGTTCCGGCCATGGAACGATTCGAGTCGTTTCGGGTCGAACCGGACCGGTTCATCGACGGCGGTGATACGGTCGTCGCCGTGGGGACGTTCCATGCGACGACTGAAGACGGCGAGCGAATAGAGAGTCCGTTCGCACACGTCAACGAGCTACACGACGGCCACATCACCCGGTTTGTGAACTATACGGACACCGCCCTGTGGCGGTAG
- a CDS encoding NUDIX hydrolase, translating into MTDRPVTEDKAYAYITRSGAQFRQLLVFEHANEDAGVQVPKGTIEDGEDPREAVVREVREESGLTEFDSIRPLSTDVWNHHEKPKAYRRHFFHLVANVERDEWRHTVTGSGEDNGVVYSYFWVPPGACSLARDMDDYIERILD; encoded by the coding sequence GTGACCGACCGACCAGTAACTGAAGACAAAGCCTACGCCTATATCACCCGCAGCGGTGCTCAGTTCCGCCAACTGCTCGTGTTCGAACACGCCAACGAGGACGCGGGCGTGCAGGTACCGAAAGGAACCATCGAGGACGGGGAGGACCCCCGCGAAGCCGTCGTCCGAGAGGTGCGAGAGGAGAGCGGGTTGACCGAATTCGACTCGATCCGACCGCTCTCGACCGACGTGTGGAATCACCACGAGAAGCCGAAAGCGTATCGTCGCCACTTCTTCCACCTCGTCGCGAACGTGGAGCGCGACGAATGGCGTCACACGGTCACCGGCAGCGGCGAGGACAACGGCGTCGTCTACAGCTACTTCTGGGTTCCTCCCGGCGCGTGTTCGCTCGCCCGGGACATGGACGACTACATCGAGCGAATTTTGGATTAA
- a CDS encoding alpha/beta fold hydrolase: MSTLIHENTVDERMPELTHDDAIVNGVRLHYVEAGDGPLVLLLHGFPEFWYSWREQIPALAAAGYHVVAPDMRGYNDSEKPHGVDAYRTDELVADVTGLIDHFGEETAHVVGHDWGGAVAWQVGIDRPERVDKLAVLNAPHPGRFREVLRTPSQLRRSWYIFFFQLPWLPELFLSARGYESIENIFTDTPTNPDAFTEDDVRRYVEAAAKPGALTGSINYYRALFRQSVPTQLRSLVGGSNDSFDVRVPTMLIWGTEDFALGNELTEGLDRWIPDLRIERLPGASHWVQNDRPERVSDLLVEFFAE; this comes from the coding sequence ATGTCAACGCTTATCCACGAAAATACCGTGGATGAACGCATGCCCGAACTGACCCACGACGACGCTATCGTCAACGGCGTCCGTCTCCACTACGTCGAGGCCGGAGACGGACCGCTCGTCCTCCTCCTCCACGGCTTTCCCGAGTTCTGGTACTCGTGGCGCGAGCAGATTCCGGCGCTCGCGGCGGCGGGATATCACGTCGTCGCGCCCGACATGCGCGGCTACAACGATTCGGAGAAACCGCACGGCGTCGATGCGTATCGGACGGACGAGCTGGTCGCCGACGTGACCGGCCTCATCGACCACTTCGGGGAGGAGACGGCCCACGTCGTCGGACACGACTGGGGCGGTGCCGTGGCGTGGCAGGTCGGTATCGACCGCCCCGAGCGCGTGGACAAACTCGCCGTCCTGAACGCTCCACATCCGGGTCGGTTCCGGGAGGTGCTTCGAACGCCGTCGCAACTCCGACGGTCGTGGTACATATTCTTCTTCCAACTGCCGTGGCTTCCCGAACTGTTCCTGTCCGCCCGCGGGTACGAGTCCATCGAGAACATCTTCACGGATACCCCGACGAATCCGGATGCGTTCACTGAGGACGACGTTCGGCGCTACGTCGAGGCCGCCGCGAAACCGGGGGCGTTGACCGGCTCCATCAACTACTACCGGGCGCTGTTCCGGCAGAGCGTTCCGACCCAGCTTCGGTCCCTCGTCGGCGGGTCGAACGACTCGTTCGACGTGCGAGTTCCGACCATGCTGATTTGGGGGACGGAGGATTTCGCCCTCGGAAACGAACTGACCGAGGGGCTGGACCGGTGGATTCCAGACCTCCGAATCGAGCGACTGCCGGGTGCCAGCCACTGGGTACAAAACGACAGGCCGGAGCGAGTGAGCGACCTGCTGGTCGAGTTCTTCGCGGAGTAG